In Lotus japonicus ecotype B-129 chromosome 5, LjGifu_v1.2, one genomic interval encodes:
- the LOC130717191 gene encoding transcription factor MYB4-like, with translation MVRTPCCEKMGLKKGPWTQEEDQILISHIQQHGHGNWRALPKQAGLLRCGKSCRLRWINYLRPDIKRGKFSNEEVETILKLHGILGNRWSTIAARLPGRTDNEIKNFWHTHLKRNERSTTINNTSTYPLQEAEADSGSGALLDMPQEATSSSSVTGTLLIANDGSSSWRNSPAKGLGFHGNGTVSSDISGKTMGSNAHSEIGEEMEFWCNLFTSSHHDKGMEI, from the exons atggtgagGACTCCTTGTTGTGAGAAGATGGGATTGAAGAAGGGGCCTTGGACACAAGAAGAAGATCAGATTTTGATTTCTCATATTCAACAACATGGCCATGGAAACTGGCGTGCACTTCCAAAACAAGCTG GTTTGTTAAGGTGTGGTAAGAGTTGTAGGCTTCGTTGGATAAATTACTTAAGACCGGATATTAAAAGAGGGAAATTCAGCAATGAAGAAGTAGAGACAATCCTTAAACTGCATGGAATTCTTGGAAACAG ATGGTCTACTATTGCTGCAAGATTGCCTGGAAGAACTGATAATGAAATAAAGAATTTTTGGCACACTCATTTGAAGAGGAATGAGAGAAGTACTACTATCAATAATACCTCCACTTATCCCTTGCAAGAGGCAGAAGCAGATTCTGGTTCAGGGGCTTTATTAGATATGCCACAGGAAGCTACTTCTAGTTCTAGTGTTACTGGGACATTGTTGATTGCAAATGATGGTTCATCTTCATGGAGAAACTCACCTGCTAAAGGTCTAGGATTTCATGGTAATGGTACAGTCTCTTCTGATATTTCAGGAAAAACAATGGGCAGTAATGCTCATAGTGAGATTGGTGAAGAAATGGAATTTTGGTGTAATCTATTCACCAGCAGTCATCACGACAAGGGCATGGAAATATAA